A genomic region of Silurus meridionalis isolate SWU-2019-XX chromosome 7, ASM1480568v1, whole genome shotgun sequence contains the following coding sequences:
- the chmp6b gene encoding charged multivesicular body protein 6, whose protein sequence is MGNIFGKKKRSRVTEHDRAVLQLKQQRDKLKQYQKRITLQLEKERQLAKQLLKDGKKEKAILLLKKKRFQEQLLDKTENQISNLERMVQDIEFAQIEIKVIEGLKVGNDCLKKMHEVMSIEEVERIMDETQESIEYQRQIDDILAGSLTQEDEDAVLAELEAITQGDIELPEVPDEQLPEIPDQEPEPEKERVKKKSERELLSL, encoded by the exons ATGGGAAATATTTTTGGCAAAAAGAAACGAAGCCGAGTCACAGAACACGACCGAGCTGTTCTG CAACTAAAGCAGCAGAGAGATAAACTGAAGCAATATCAGAAGAGGATCACTCTGCAGCTGGAGAAGGAGAGACAGCTTGCCAAGCAGCTGCTGAAAGATGGCAAGAAAGA gAAAGCCATCCTTTTGCTTAAGAAGAAACGCTTTCAGGAGCAACTTCTGGACAAGACTGAGAACCAGATAAGCAACCTGGAACGAATG GTTCAAGACATTGAGTTTGCACAGATAGAAATAAAGGTGATTGAAGGACTGAAGGTCGGCAACGACTGTTTAAAGAAAATGCATGag GTGATGTCCATAGAAGAAGTGGAGAGAATCATGGACGAGACCCAGGAATCCATTGAGTACCAGAGG CAAATCGATGACATTCTGGCAGGCTCTCTGACACAAGAGGACGAGGACGCTGTATTAGCAGAGCTTGAAGCTATCACTCAG GGAGATATTGAGCTTCCTGAGGTGCCAGATGAGCAATTGCCAGAAATACCAGATCAAGAGCCTG AGCCGGAGAAGGAACGGGTGAAGAAGAAGTCGGAGAGAGAACTGTTGTCTTTGTAA